One Vallitalea pronyensis genomic region harbors:
- a CDS encoding DUF4364 family protein, producing the protein MKGSNHELSVNKLIILYMIDQLNIPMSYTQISEFILAHEYTNYFSLQQYFSELVETELLATKVIHHSTRYSVTDSGKQTLEYFENRIPESIREEIIDFLKDKKLELRNDFEITVEYYPKKNGEYTVNCVAKEKKDLLMDLKINVVSKEHALRISENWKNNSHEIYSKILNELLK; encoded by the coding sequence ATGAAGGGGTCAAATCACGAACTAAGTGTTAATAAGCTAATCATTTTATATATGATTGATCAATTAAATATTCCCATGTCTTACACGCAGATATCGGAGTTTATCTTAGCCCATGAGTATACCAATTATTTTTCTTTGCAGCAGTACTTCTCAGAACTTGTGGAGACAGAACTCTTAGCAACGAAAGTTATTCATCACTCCACACGCTATTCTGTAACAGACAGCGGTAAACAAACCCTGGAATACTTCGAAAATCGAATACCTGAAAGTATTCGCGAGGAAATAATTGACTTTCTCAAGGATAAGAAATTAGAGCTGCGCAATGATTTTGAAATAACCGTTGAGTACTACCCCAAAAAGAATGGTGAGTACACGGTTAATTGTGTTGCCAAAGAGAAAAAAGACCTTTTAATGGATTTAAAGATTAATGTGGTATCCAAAGAACATGCTTTACGTATCTCGGAGAATTGGAAAAATAACTCCCATGAGATATACAGTAAAATTTTAAACGAATTATTGAAATAA
- the yihA gene encoding ribosome biogenesis GTP-binding protein YihA/YsxC, translated as MNVNHVNLEVVSGNASQFPDSGLIEVAFAGKSNVGKSSLINALINRKSLARTSSQPGKTQTINFYNVEEKLYFVDLPGYGYAKVSKKERERWGKFIEEYLHKREQLKHIILLVDIRHEPGKNDIMLYDWMVYNGFEPLVIATKLDKIKRSQIQKHVSVIKKTLGVEDIHNIIPFSATTKQGKDKIWEVLDSLIDPS; from the coding sequence ATGAACGTTAATCATGTTAATCTAGAAGTAGTATCTGGTAATGCCTCCCAGTTTCCTGATAGTGGTCTGATTGAAGTTGCCTTTGCAGGTAAATCCAATGTTGGCAAATCATCCCTCATTAATGCCCTCATCAACCGAAAATCACTAGCAAGAACATCTTCACAACCAGGTAAAACACAGACCATTAATTTTTACAATGTGGAGGAAAAGCTTTATTTTGTCGATTTGCCAGGGTATGGCTATGCAAAAGTATCGAAGAAAGAAAGAGAAAGATGGGGAAAATTCATTGAAGAGTACCTCCATAAACGTGAGCAATTAAAGCATATCATCTTGTTAGTGGACATACGTCACGAACCAGGAAAAAACGATATCATGCTGTATGATTGGATGGTTTACAATGGATTTGAACCACTGGTTATAGCAACGAAACTTGATAAGATAAAGAGAAGCCAGATACAAAAACACGTGAGTGTCATTAAGAAAACATTAGGTGTAGAAGACATCCATAATATCATACCTTTTTCAGCCACAACAAAACAAGGTAAAGATAAAATATGGGAAGTGCTTGATAGCCTTATTGACCCATCATAA